From the Candidatus Edwardsbacteria bacterium genome, the window GCGGCCCGCCTGGGCCTGCCCGGCGACAAGGTGATCGTTATCTCCTCCTGCTACAAGGAGGACGCCGAGGCCAAAAAGCACCAGCCCAAGATCGTCTGCGTGGACAACAGGAACCGCATCGCCAAAAAAACCAAGCTATGAGTTGCTGTAGCATCTGCCTGGTCCTGGCGGCGGGCCAGGGCACCCGGATGAAGTCCGACCTGGCCAAGGTCCTGCATCCCTTGTGCGGAAAGCCTTTGGTGGACCACGTGGTGCGCTCGGCCCAGAAGGCCGGGATCACTAAAACCATCGTGGTGATCGGCCATCAGGCCGAAACAGTAAAAGCCGCACTGTCCGGGCTTGGGGTGGAATTCGTGATGCAGCAGCCCCGGAAGGGCACCGGCCATGCGGTGATGCAGGCCCTGCCCATAATAGAAAATTTTACCGGAGACCTGCTGGTGCTGTACGGCGATGTACCGCTGATCAAGCCGGAAACCATAAGGTCCTTGTTGAAGAAGCATCGGGATGAAGAGAATGCCTGCACCATGCTGACCACCATCATAGAACAGCCGGGCTCCTACGGCCGGATCATCAGAGACAAAGACGGAATGGTATCCAAGATCGTC encodes:
- a CDS encoding NTP transferase domain-containing protein: MSCCSICLVLAAGQGTRMKSDLAKVLHPLCGKPLVDHVVRSAQKAGITKTIVVIGHQAETVKAALSGLGVEFVMQQPRKGTGHAVMQALPIIENFTGDLLVLYGDVPLIKPETIRSLLKKHRDEENACTMLTTIIEQPGSYGRIIRDKDGMVSKIVEAKDASPEELAVKEINPAIYAFDNQQLVKALSQLTPNNKQGEYYLTDVIGIFKQQGLKISGQIVSDSREVLGINTPEELAVCEEYLQR